One window of the Pseudarthrobacter sp. ATCC 49987 genome contains the following:
- a CDS encoding alpha/beta hydrolase family protein: MSRSEKVSFQGSTGEILSGIVDVPEGPVKGWGVFSHGFTLGKDSPSASRMCKALADNGVGMLRFDNLGLGESAGLWSEGSFSHKVADTVKAAEFIRDSGRPVSLLVGHSFGGAAVLAAAREIPELDAVATVGAPFSPKHVAHVFDAALDRILSEGSAEVDLGGKRVAIRRHFVEDLEHADLTDCIRQLHKPLLVLHSPTDNTVGIENASTIFQTARHPRSFVSLEGSDHLLTGKGQAARAAKIISAWADQYLDATA; this comes from the coding sequence GTGTCCCGCTCCGAAAAAGTCTCCTTCCAGGGTTCCACCGGTGAAATCCTCTCCGGCATCGTCGATGTCCCCGAGGGGCCTGTGAAAGGCTGGGGCGTCTTCTCGCACGGCTTCACGCTGGGCAAGGACAGCCCCTCGGCCTCGCGGATGTGCAAGGCTCTGGCGGACAACGGGGTGGGCATGCTCCGCTTCGACAACCTGGGCCTGGGCGAATCGGCCGGGCTGTGGTCGGAGGGCTCCTTCAGCCACAAGGTGGCGGACACCGTGAAGGCGGCCGAGTTCATTCGTGACTCGGGCCGGCCGGTTTCCCTGCTCGTGGGTCATTCCTTTGGCGGGGCCGCGGTGCTGGCGGCCGCACGGGAGATCCCGGAGCTCGACGCCGTGGCAACCGTGGGCGCCCCGTTCTCGCCCAAACACGTGGCCCACGTCTTTGACGCCGCGCTGGACCGGATCCTGAGCGAGGGAAGCGCCGAGGTGGACCTGGGCGGCAAGCGGGTGGCGATCCGCCGGCATTTCGTGGAGGACCTGGAACACGCGGACCTGACGGACTGCATCCGGCAGCTGCACAAACCGCTGCTGGTGCTGCACTCCCCCACTGACAACACCGTGGGCATCGAGAACGCCAGCACCATCTTCCAGACCGCACGCCATCCGCGCAGCTTCGTCTCGCTGGAGGGCTCCGACCACCTCCTGACCGGCAAGGGCCAGGCGGCTCGCGCCGCGAAGATTATTTCAGCCTGGGCCGACCAGTACCTCGACGCCACCGCGTAG
- a CDS encoding YihY/virulence factor BrkB family protein, with product MAMVPWLLARLNTLRPLRAFQHYNLQHGPLMSAGIGFRMFFSITGLLATGFSLAGLFLSGQPALLDQIIKSVATAAPGLLQVDGGEGLVDPYQLLNPSNLGWTAVIAAAVTVFTALGWMSGIRDGVRGMMQLGPRGMNPVLQILRDAGTLLLLGVALVISSAASLVFGTAAGWVAGQLSLDPLIAGPLTTSVTILVPLLLGWGTALIMFRVAAGLKLARRSLLEGTLLAAVGTTVLQIFSTQLLASAGKNPILAPFAIIIGLLIWFNLVSQVYVVCAAWVAVRERDLSLQPATKKTGWGARRVQPGKTPVESGEGHRPAVATRWRRGTGRPRLK from the coding sequence ATGGCGATGGTGCCGTGGCTGCTAGCCCGGCTCAACACCTTGCGTCCGCTCCGCGCCTTCCAGCACTACAACCTCCAGCACGGCCCGCTGATGAGCGCCGGCATCGGCTTCAGGATGTTCTTTTCCATCACCGGTCTGCTGGCCACCGGATTCTCCCTGGCGGGCCTGTTCCTGAGCGGACAGCCTGCGCTGCTGGACCAGATCATCAAGAGCGTGGCCACGGCGGCGCCCGGCCTCCTGCAGGTCGACGGCGGCGAGGGCCTGGTTGATCCCTACCAGCTGCTGAACCCTTCCAACCTCGGCTGGACTGCGGTGATCGCGGCCGCGGTGACGGTGTTCACTGCCCTGGGTTGGATGAGCGGCATCCGCGACGGTGTGCGGGGCATGATGCAGCTCGGCCCGCGGGGGATGAATCCGGTCCTGCAGATACTCCGCGACGCCGGCACCCTCCTCCTGCTCGGGGTGGCCCTCGTGATCAGCTCGGCAGCCTCGCTGGTCTTCGGTACGGCGGCGGGCTGGGTGGCCGGGCAGCTGAGCCTCGATCCGCTGATCGCCGGGCCCCTGACGACCTCCGTGACGATCCTGGTGCCGCTGCTGCTCGGCTGGGGGACCGCCCTGATCATGTTCCGGGTGGCCGCGGGGCTGAAGCTGGCCCGGCGCTCACTCCTGGAAGGGACCCTCCTCGCCGCGGTGGGCACCACCGTGCTGCAGATCTTCAGCACCCAGCTGCTGGCCAGTGCGGGGAAAAACCCCATCCTGGCGCCCTTCGCCATCATCATCGGCCTGCTGATCTGGTTCAACCTGGTCAGCCAGGTGTACGTGGTCTGCGCCGCGTGGGTGGCGGTCCGGGAGCGGGACCTCAGCCTGCAGCCGGCCACCAAAAAGACCGGGTGGGGCGCCCGCCGGGTCCAGCCAGGCAAGACGCCCGTGGAGTCCGGCGAGGGCCACCGCCCGGCCGTGGCTACGCGGTGGCGTCGAGGTACTGGTCGGCCCAGGCTGAAATAA
- a CDS encoding 2'-5' RNA ligase family protein produces MSSVSKVTAHEPKRGTPRAGSSTAPEIRDAEGNGQRSEGISIGVILGFPAEIAEELQRWRASFGDPMAGVIPAHITLVTTTMTQDWDATRNHVREVASKQEPFNVTIAGTGSFRPVSPVVFLNVEDGFGDCVSLHQQLQTGPLERELPFAYHPHVTVAHDVAPESLDEAETALKDYRATFPVASMGLYEHDDNGIWQLREELDFGTERDSDRGEDGAAGAR; encoded by the coding sequence ATGTCCTCCGTCAGCAAAGTCACCGCTCACGAGCCGAAACGCGGCACCCCGCGCGCCGGCAGCAGCACGGCTCCGGAGATCCGGGACGCCGAGGGCAATGGACAGCGCAGCGAAGGCATCAGCATCGGCGTGATCCTGGGATTTCCGGCGGAGATCGCCGAGGAACTCCAGCGCTGGCGCGCCTCCTTCGGCGACCCCATGGCGGGCGTCATCCCTGCCCACATCACGCTCGTGACGACTACCATGACCCAGGACTGGGACGCGACGCGGAACCACGTGCGTGAGGTCGCGAGCAAGCAGGAGCCCTTCAACGTCACCATCGCCGGCACCGGGTCCTTCCGGCCGGTGTCCCCAGTGGTCTTCCTCAACGTAGAGGACGGTTTCGGCGACTGCGTCAGCCTTCACCAGCAGCTCCAGACCGGACCGCTGGAGCGGGAGCTGCCGTTCGCGTACCACCCGCACGTCACGGTCGCCCACGACGTCGCGCCGGAAAGCCTCGACGAGGCCGAAACGGCCCTCAAGGATTACAGGGCCACGTTCCCGGTGGCTAGCATGGGACTTTACGAACACGACGACAACGGCATTTGGCAGCTACGGGAAGAGCTTGACTTTGGGACCGAACGTGACAGCGACCGAGGCGAGGACGGTGCCGCAGGCGCCCGCTAA
- the trpS gene encoding tryptophan--tRNA ligase — protein sequence MTSSTAAAPKKRILSGAKPTADSLHLGNYIGAVRNWVDMQSEYDAVFFIPDLHAITVDFEPSELAKRTRVVAAQYIAAGIDPDKSIFFVQSHVPEHAQLAWALNCITGFGEASRMTQFKDKTQKSGAEAATLGLFAYPTLMAADILLYQTDLVPVGEDQRQHLELTRNLAQRFNTRFGETFTVPEATILKASAKIYDLQNPAAKMSKTGESPNGSIQLLEDPKVAAKRIKSAVTDAGTEIRFDPEGKPGVSNLLTIYSTLTGKPVAELEAEYQGKMYGHLKTDLAEVMVDFITPLRNRTNELMADPAELDRLLAQGAERAREIASVTLARVYERMGFLPSLSLAGVR from the coding sequence ATGACTAGCTCAACCGCCGCTGCACCCAAGAAACGCATCCTCTCCGGTGCCAAGCCCACCGCGGATTCCCTGCACCTGGGCAACTACATCGGTGCCGTCCGCAACTGGGTGGACATGCAGTCCGAATACGACGCCGTGTTCTTTATCCCCGACCTGCACGCCATTACCGTCGACTTCGAGCCTTCCGAACTGGCCAAGCGAACGCGCGTCGTGGCCGCCCAGTACATTGCGGCCGGGATCGATCCGGACAAATCCATCTTCTTCGTGCAGTCGCATGTCCCTGAACATGCACAGCTGGCGTGGGCGCTGAACTGCATCACGGGGTTCGGCGAAGCATCCCGCATGACACAGTTCAAGGACAAGACCCAGAAGTCCGGAGCGGAGGCCGCGACCCTGGGCCTCTTCGCGTATCCGACCCTGATGGCCGCCGACATCCTGCTCTACCAGACGGACCTGGTGCCGGTGGGCGAGGACCAGCGCCAGCACCTGGAGCTGACGCGCAACCTGGCGCAGCGCTTCAACACCCGCTTCGGGGAGACCTTCACGGTGCCCGAAGCGACCATCCTCAAGGCCAGCGCGAAGATCTACGACCTCCAGAACCCCGCAGCCAAGATGTCCAAGACCGGCGAGTCGCCCAACGGATCCATCCAGCTGCTCGAGGACCCCAAAGTCGCCGCCAAGCGCATCAAGTCCGCCGTGACGGATGCCGGTACGGAAATCCGCTTCGACCCGGAAGGCAAGCCGGGCGTCTCCAACCTGCTGACCATCTACTCGACGCTGACCGGCAAGCCCGTGGCAGAGCTGGAAGCCGAGTACCAGGGCAAGATGTACGGCCACCTGAAGACGGATCTGGCCGAGGTGATGGTGGACTTCATCACGCCGCTGCGGAACCGTACCAACGAACTGATGGCCGATCCTGCGGAGCTTGACAGGCTGCTGGCCCAGGGCGCGGAGCGTGCCCGCGAAATTGCCTCCGTCACGCTGGCCCGGGTCTACGAGCGCATGGGGTTCCTGCCCTCGCTCAGCTTGGCCGGGGTCCGCTAG
- a CDS encoding exodeoxyribonuclease III produces MISALKKDNLRIATVNVNGLRAAYKKGMAEWLEPREVDILCLQEVRAPDAIVHELLGDGWYILHSEAEAKGRAGVAIASRTEPLQTRVGIGDDYFATAGRWVEADYTVRNAAGEASQLTVVSAYVHSGEAGTPKQDDKFRFLDVMVDRLPELAKHSDHALVVGDLNVGHTELDIRNWKGNVKRAGFLPEERAYFDRFFGEDIGWKDVHRGLSGTVDGPYTWWSQRGQAFDNDTGWRIDYHMATPALAAAAVSAVVDRAPSWDTRFSDHAPLVVDYRL; encoded by the coding sequence GTGATATCGGCATTGAAGAAGGACAACCTTCGCATCGCAACAGTGAACGTCAATGGCCTCCGCGCCGCGTATAAGAAGGGCATGGCGGAGTGGCTTGAGCCGCGCGAAGTGGACATTCTCTGCCTGCAGGAGGTCCGCGCGCCTGACGCGATCGTCCACGAGTTGCTCGGCGATGGCTGGTACATCCTGCACTCGGAAGCCGAGGCGAAAGGCCGCGCCGGCGTCGCCATCGCGTCCCGAACCGAACCCCTGCAGACCCGGGTGGGCATCGGCGACGATTACTTCGCCACCGCGGGCCGCTGGGTCGAAGCCGACTACACCGTCCGCAACGCGGCGGGCGAGGCCTCACAGCTGACCGTCGTCAGCGCTTATGTCCACTCCGGCGAAGCGGGCACCCCGAAACAGGACGACAAATTCCGTTTCCTCGACGTGATGGTCGACCGGCTCCCCGAGCTGGCCAAACACAGCGACCACGCCCTCGTGGTGGGCGACCTCAACGTTGGCCACACGGAGCTGGATATCAGGAACTGGAAGGGCAACGTCAAACGTGCCGGCTTCCTTCCCGAGGAGCGTGCGTACTTCGACCGCTTCTTCGGCGAGGACATCGGCTGGAAGGATGTTCACAGGGGCTTGTCGGGCACCGTCGACGGCCCCTACACCTGGTGGTCGCAACGGGGACAGGCCTTCGACAACGACACGGGCTGGCGCATTGATTACCACATGGCCACGCCCGCTCTCGCTGCTGCCGCAGTGTCAGCCGTTGTCGACAGGGCACCGTCCTGGGACACCCGCTTTTCCGACCATGCCCCGCTGGTAGTGGACTACCGGCTCTAA
- a CDS encoding ABC transporter permease → MSAVTTSHSATEAARNRKFGPLYSRNVRAVIARGLMATKSSNWMVMLSGFFEPVLYLIAMGVGLGPIVGSVQGPGGGEISYAAYIAPALLAVSAMNGAVYDSTWNVFFKMNFAKLYQGMLYTSLGPLDVAMGEIFLALLRGLMYATGFTAVMGLMGLVTTPWAILMVPAAVLIAFGFASFGMGITSFMKTFQQMDWINFVMLPMFLFSATFYPLSVYPQYIQWLIQAMPLWHGVELLRQISVGAFTPATAVHIGYYLVMIACGLLLTTGRLRRLFLK, encoded by the coding sequence ATGAGCGCCGTCACCACCAGCCACAGCGCCACCGAGGCCGCACGCAACCGGAAGTTCGGGCCGCTTTACTCCCGAAACGTCCGGGCCGTCATCGCCCGCGGGCTGATGGCCACCAAGAGCAGCAACTGGATGGTCATGCTCTCCGGCTTCTTCGAGCCCGTGCTGTACCTGATTGCCATGGGAGTGGGCCTGGGGCCGATCGTCGGCTCAGTGCAGGGGCCCGGCGGCGGGGAGATCTCCTATGCCGCCTACATCGCGCCGGCGCTGCTGGCCGTGTCCGCGATGAACGGTGCCGTCTACGACTCCACATGGAACGTCTTCTTCAAAATGAACTTCGCCAAGCTGTACCAGGGCATGCTCTACACCTCGCTGGGCCCGCTGGACGTCGCCATGGGGGAGATCTTCCTGGCCCTGCTGCGCGGCCTGATGTACGCCACCGGGTTCACCGCCGTCATGGGCCTCATGGGGCTGGTCACGACGCCGTGGGCCATCCTCATGGTCCCGGCCGCAGTCCTGATCGCCTTCGGCTTCGCGAGCTTCGGGATGGGCATCACAAGCTTCATGAAGACGTTCCAGCAGATGGACTGGATCAACTTCGTCATGTTGCCGATGTTCCTGTTCAGCGCCACCTTCTACCCGCTCAGCGTCTACCCGCAGTACATCCAGTGGCTCATCCAGGCGATGCCGCTGTGGCACGGCGTGGAACTGCTCCGGCAGATCAGCGTGGGAGCCTTCACCCCGGCAACAGCGGTCCACATCGGCTACTACCTCGTCATGATCGCCTGCGGCCTGCTGCTGACCACCGGACGGCTGCGCCGGCTGTTCCTCAAATAG
- a CDS encoding ABC transporter permease, which translates to MSRSETTPAPVLRAHSPEVSAARARRWGSLYFAEHVLRVMKSYGWTIVMYGVGQPVAYLFAMGVGLASLVDTSSTPIFGGVSYLVFIAPALLVSAAVMTAASELTFPIMDGFKWRRVFYGPHASPLTPEQIALGQIIAVTVRFLLQSAIYFAVVALFGASPSGWGWVSILVATLAGLAFGLPLMAYAASIKQDKGQFAMVMRFIVMPLFLFSGTFFPLDTLPLAVRWIGWISPIWHGTELGRVFSYGYPEAPLLTIAHVVFLLALTVLGWVLTKRQFIRRMAG; encoded by the coding sequence TTGAGTAGGTCGGAGACGACGCCGGCCCCCGTGCTGCGCGCCCACTCGCCGGAGGTCTCGGCCGCCCGAGCCCGGCGCTGGGGCTCGCTCTACTTCGCCGAGCACGTCCTCCGGGTGATGAAGAGCTACGGCTGGACCATCGTCATGTACGGCGTCGGGCAGCCTGTCGCCTACCTCTTCGCCATGGGCGTGGGGCTCGCAAGCCTCGTAGACACCAGCAGCACCCCAATCTTCGGCGGCGTCAGCTACCTGGTCTTCATTGCTCCGGCCCTGCTGGTCTCGGCCGCGGTGATGACGGCCGCCAGCGAATTGACCTTCCCGATTATGGACGGTTTCAAGTGGCGCCGCGTCTTCTACGGGCCGCACGCCTCGCCGTTGACGCCGGAGCAGATTGCCCTCGGACAGATCATCGCCGTCACTGTGCGTTTCCTGCTGCAGTCCGCGATCTATTTCGCCGTCGTCGCGCTGTTCGGGGCGTCCCCGAGCGGCTGGGGCTGGGTCTCGATCCTGGTAGCCACCCTCGCGGGTTTGGCTTTTGGATTGCCGCTGATGGCCTACGCGGCCTCGATCAAGCAGGACAAAGGCCAGTTCGCCATGGTCATGCGGTTTATCGTGATGCCGCTGTTCCTGTTTTCCGGCACCTTCTTCCCGCTGGACACGCTGCCCCTCGCCGTGCGCTGGATCGGCTGGATCTCACCGATCTGGCACGGCACCGAGCTGGGCAGGGTCTTCAGCTACGGCTACCCGGAGGCCCCGCTGCTGACCATCGCGCACGTCGTCTTCCTGCTGGCCCTCACGGTGCTCGGCTGGGTCCTGACCAAACGCCAGTTCATCAGGAGGATGGCCGGATGA
- a CDS encoding ABC transporter ATP-binding protein codes for MSPAESGPPQYVITAENLTKRYGDVVAVDGISFSVPAGEAFGLLGPNGAGKSTTMKMIGGVSQRTSGSLSIMGLDPDQNGPEVRAHLGVVPQQDNLDEELKVRDNLLVYGRYFGLPMSYLKPKADELLEFAQLTDKAKSKVDALSGGMKRRLTIARSLINEPRILLLDEPTTGLDPQARHILWDRLFRLKEQGVTLILTTHYMDEAEQLCDRLIVVDKGRIMAEGSPASLIREYSTREVLELRFGSERNATIGAELEGIGERLETLPDRVLIYAHDGEAALEEVSARGLRPVTSLVRRSSLEDVFLRLTGRSLVE; via the coding sequence GTGAGCCCCGCCGAATCCGGCCCGCCGCAGTATGTGATCACGGCCGAAAACCTGACAAAGCGCTACGGCGACGTGGTCGCCGTCGACGGTATCTCCTTCTCCGTGCCCGCCGGCGAGGCGTTCGGCCTGCTCGGCCCCAACGGGGCGGGCAAGTCCACCACCATGAAGATGATCGGCGGGGTGTCCCAGCGGACCTCCGGGAGCCTGAGCATCATGGGCCTGGACCCGGACCAGAACGGGCCGGAGGTGCGTGCGCACCTGGGCGTCGTCCCGCAGCAGGACAACCTCGACGAGGAACTTAAGGTCCGGGACAACCTCCTGGTCTACGGACGCTACTTCGGCCTGCCGATGAGCTACCTCAAGCCCAAAGCCGATGAACTGCTGGAGTTCGCCCAGCTCACCGACAAGGCCAAGTCCAAGGTGGATGCGCTCTCCGGCGGCATGAAGCGCCGGCTGACGATCGCGCGCTCCCTCATCAACGAACCCCGGATCCTGCTTCTGGATGAACCCACCACCGGGCTGGACCCGCAGGCGCGGCACATCCTCTGGGACCGGCTGTTCCGGCTCAAGGAGCAGGGCGTCACCCTGATCCTCACCACCCACTACATGGACGAGGCCGAGCAGCTCTGCGACCGCCTGATCGTGGTGGACAAGGGCAGGATCATGGCCGAAGGCTCGCCCGCCAGCCTGATCCGCGAATACTCGACCCGCGAGGTCCTGGAACTGCGCTTCGGCTCGGAACGCAACGCCACCATCGGTGCCGAACTCGAAGGCATCGGCGAACGGCTCGAAACCCTGCCGGACCGCGTCCTCATCTACGCCCACGACGGCGAGGCCGCCCTCGAAGAGGTCTCCGCCCGCGGGCTGCGGCCGGTGACGTCGCTGGTGCGCCGGTCCTCGCTCGAAGACGTTTTCCTGCGCCTGACCGGCAGGAGCCTCGTTGAGTAG
- a CDS encoding bifunctional methylenetetrahydrofolate dehydrogenase/methenyltetrahydrofolate cyclohydrolase: MTSAETAQTPERAQILDGKATAATIKAELTERVAALKTRGMVPGLGTILVGSDPGSTWYVGGKHKDCAEVGITSIRRDLPEETTQEELLAVVRELNENPECTGYIVQLPLPKHIDQDVILEAMDPDKDADGLHPMNLGRLVANVSGPMKSPLPCTPKGCVELLTRHGISLSGKRVLVVGRGVTIGRPVGLLLTRKDVNATVILAHTGTVDLPAELRQADVVIAAAGQPHMIKAADLKPGAIVLDVGVSRVDDGSGKAVVTGDVDPAAADVAAWLSPNPGGVGPMTRAMLLANVVETAERHLAEADAPAGA; this comes from the coding sequence ATGACTTCTGCAGAGACTGCACAAACACCTGAACGGGCGCAGATCCTCGACGGCAAAGCCACCGCCGCCACCATCAAGGCCGAACTGACCGAACGCGTGGCCGCGCTCAAGACCCGGGGGATGGTGCCCGGACTGGGCACCATCCTGGTGGGTTCCGACCCGGGCAGCACCTGGTACGTCGGCGGCAAGCACAAGGACTGCGCCGAGGTGGGCATCACGTCCATCCGGCGTGACCTGCCGGAGGAGACCACCCAGGAGGAGCTCCTGGCCGTGGTCCGGGAGCTCAACGAGAACCCGGAATGCACCGGCTACATCGTCCAGCTCCCGCTGCCCAAGCATATCGACCAGGACGTCATCCTGGAGGCCATGGACCCGGACAAGGACGCCGATGGCCTGCACCCGATGAACCTCGGCCGGCTCGTGGCCAACGTCAGCGGCCCCATGAAGTCCCCGCTGCCGTGCACCCCAAAGGGCTGCGTGGAGCTGCTCACCCGGCACGGCATCAGCCTCAGCGGCAAGCGCGTGCTGGTGGTGGGCCGAGGCGTCACGATCGGCCGCCCGGTGGGACTGCTGCTCACCCGCAAGGACGTCAACGCGACTGTCATCCTGGCCCACACCGGCACCGTGGACCTGCCCGCCGAACTCCGGCAGGCCGACGTCGTGATTGCCGCTGCCGGCCAGCCGCACATGATCAAGGCGGCGGACCTCAAACCGGGCGCCATCGTGCTCGACGTCGGCGTGAGCCGCGTCGATGACGGCTCCGGAAAAGCCGTGGTCACCGGAGACGTGGACCCTGCAGCGGCCGACGTCGCCGCCTGGCTGTCCCCGAACCCCGGGGGAGTGGGCCCGATGACCCGCGCCATGCTGCTGGCCAACGTGGTGGAAACCGCGGAACGCCACCTGGCGGAGGCGGACGCCCCGGCCGGCGCCTGA
- the glyA gene encoding serine hydroxymethyltransferase encodes MTTSLSLSSAAVSNQPLAELDPEIAAVLAQELGRQRGTLEMIASENFAPRAVMEAQGSVLTNKYAEGYPGRRYYGGCEYVDIAEQLAIDRVKELFGAEYANVQPHSGAQANAAALSAMITPGDKILGLSLAHGGHLTHGMKLNFSGKLYQVAAYQVEEGNFRIDMDKLREQAIAEKPQVIIAGWSAYPRHLDFEAFRSIADEVGALLWTDMAHFAGLVAAGLHPSPVPYSDVVTSTVHKTLAGPRSGVILAKKEWAKKINSNVFPGQQGGPLMHVIAAKAVAFKIAGTEEFKERQERVLEGARIIADRLNQADVSDAGVSVLTGGTDVHLVLVDLRNSQLDGQQAEDLLHSVGITVNRNAVPFDPRPPMVTSGLRIGTPALATRGFGAGEFTEVAEIIATALKAGSAADIEALQSRVDKLAADFPLYPQHEQW; translated from the coding sequence GTGACCACCTCTCTTAGCCTTTCTTCCGCCGCCGTGAGCAACCAGCCGCTGGCCGAACTTGACCCCGAAATCGCCGCAGTCCTCGCCCAGGAGCTTGGCCGCCAGCGCGGCACCCTGGAGATGATCGCCTCCGAGAACTTCGCCCCGCGCGCTGTGATGGAAGCCCAGGGTTCGGTCCTGACCAACAAGTACGCCGAGGGTTACCCGGGCCGCCGCTACTACGGCGGCTGCGAATACGTCGACATCGCCGAGCAGCTCGCGATCGACCGGGTCAAGGAGCTCTTCGGCGCCGAATACGCCAACGTCCAGCCGCACTCCGGCGCCCAGGCCAACGCCGCGGCGCTCTCGGCCATGATCACCCCGGGGGACAAAATCCTCGGCCTGTCCCTGGCCCACGGAGGCCACCTGACGCACGGCATGAAGCTCAACTTCTCCGGCAAGCTCTACCAGGTTGCCGCGTACCAGGTCGAGGAAGGCAACTTCCGTATCGACATGGACAAGCTCCGCGAGCAGGCCATCGCCGAGAAGCCCCAGGTCATCATCGCCGGCTGGTCCGCCTACCCGCGGCACCTGGACTTCGAAGCCTTCCGCTCGATCGCCGATGAGGTCGGGGCGCTGCTCTGGACCGACATGGCGCACTTCGCCGGCCTTGTGGCCGCCGGCCTGCACCCGAGTCCGGTGCCGTACTCCGACGTCGTCACCTCCACTGTGCACAAGACCCTCGCCGGCCCCCGCTCCGGCGTGATCCTGGCCAAGAAGGAGTGGGCCAAGAAGATCAACTCCAACGTCTTCCCGGGCCAGCAGGGCGGACCTCTCATGCACGTCATCGCTGCCAAGGCCGTCGCGTTCAAGATCGCCGGGACGGAGGAATTCAAGGAGCGCCAGGAGCGCGTCCTGGAAGGCGCCCGGATCATCGCCGACCGCCTGAACCAGGCCGATGTGTCCGACGCCGGCGTTTCCGTCCTCACCGGCGGGACCGACGTGCACCTGGTCCTGGTGGACCTGCGGAACTCCCAGCTCGACGGCCAGCAGGCGGAAGACCTCCTGCACTCGGTCGGCATCACGGTCAACCGCAACGCCGTGCCGTTCGACCCCCGGCCGCCTATGGTCACCTCGGGCCTGCGCATCGGCACCCCGGCCCTGGCCACCCGCGGCTTCGGCGCCGGGGAGTTCACGGAGGTCGCCGAGATCATCGCCACCGCCCTGAAGGCCGGTTCCGCCGCCGACATCGAGGCGCTCCAGTCCCGCGTGGACAAGCTCGCCGCCGACTTCCCGCTGTACCCGCAGCACGAGCAGTGGTAG
- the purU gene encoding formyltetrahydrofolate deformylase, protein MTDDQLTASYILTLSCPDRPGIVHAVAGALLVAGCNITDSQQYGSQGTGTFFMRVEATTANSQLELQAALEPVAQAFGMQWSLNPAGRKIRTLLMASTSAHCLNDLLFLQRSGTLPIEIPAIVSNHRDLAGLAEFYGIPFHHIPVTPDTKAQAEDQLRALMAEHDIELTVLARYMQIISDELCQHLTGKAINIHHSFLPSFKGAKPYHQAHARGVKLIGATAHYVTAALDEGPIIEQEVIRVDHRRTAEQFVQMGRDVEGRTLAQAVQWHAEHRVLLDGNRTVVFN, encoded by the coding sequence GTGACTGATGACCAGCTGACTGCTTCCTATATCCTGACCCTCTCCTGCCCGGACCGCCCCGGGATCGTGCACGCCGTCGCGGGCGCCCTGCTCGTTGCGGGCTGTAACATCACCGACTCGCAGCAGTACGGCAGCCAGGGCACCGGTACCTTCTTTATGCGCGTCGAGGCCACGACGGCGAACTCCCAGCTGGAGCTTCAGGCCGCCCTGGAGCCCGTGGCCCAGGCCTTCGGGATGCAGTGGAGCCTCAACCCGGCCGGCCGGAAGATCCGGACCCTGTTGATGGCCAGCACGTCTGCGCACTGCCTCAACGACCTGCTGTTCCTGCAGCGATCCGGCACCCTGCCCATCGAGATCCCGGCCATCGTGTCCAACCACCGGGACCTGGCGGGCCTGGCCGAGTTCTACGGCATCCCCTTCCACCACATCCCGGTCACCCCGGACACCAAGGCCCAGGCCGAAGACCAGCTGCGGGCGCTGATGGCCGAGCACGACATCGAGCTCACGGTCCTGGCCCGCTACATGCAGATCATCTCCGACGAGCTGTGCCAGCACCTGACCGGCAAGGCCATCAACATCCACCACTCCTTCCTGCCGTCCTTCAAGGGCGCCAAGCCCTACCACCAGGCTCACGCCCGCGGCGTGAAGCTCATCGGCGCCACCGCCCACTATGTGACGGCCGCCCTGGACGAGGGCCCGATCATCGAGCAGGAAGTCATTCGGGTGGACCACCGGCGCACTGCCGAGCAGTTCGTCCAGATGGGCCGCGACGTCGAGGGCCGCACCCTGGCCCAGGCCGTGCAGTGGCATGCAGAACACCGGGTCCTGCTGGACGGGAACCGCACGGTTGTTTTCAACTGA
- a CDS encoding class I SAM-dependent methyltransferase yields MALSPEDPLTEFVALLKAEGRKGVLGLDCGRGTDGLRFVQSGIHFTGVDRSEENIHAARARGLEASVAAAGALPFADSAFPSVWAVDALAGLPPEEWDDVVRELGRVAAPGAPIAVVFPEPDVPEPEPDLPKQVLSEQRAGVTVLRSPA; encoded by the coding sequence ATGGCACTTTCCCCGGAAGACCCGCTGACCGAGTTCGTCGCCCTGCTCAAGGCTGAGGGCCGCAAGGGTGTGCTCGGCCTGGACTGCGGCCGGGGCACGGACGGGCTGCGCTTTGTCCAGTCCGGCATCCATTTCACCGGCGTGGACCGGTCCGAGGAGAACATCCACGCGGCACGGGCCCGGGGCCTGGAAGCCTCGGTCGCGGCGGCCGGGGCCCTGCCCTTTGCCGACTCGGCGTTCCCGTCGGTGTGGGCGGTGGACGCCCTGGCAGGACTGCCGCCGGAGGAATGGGACGACGTCGTCCGCGAACTGGGGCGCGTCGCGGCACCCGGGGCGCCGATCGCCGTCGTCTTCCCCGAACCCGACGTCCCCGAACCCGAACCCGACCTCCCCAAACAAGTCCTTTCCGAACAGCGCGCCGGCGTCACGGTGCTCCGCTCCCCCGCCTGA